In Thermospira aquatica, the following proteins share a genomic window:
- a CDS encoding cytochrome D1 domain-containing protein gives MRRWGIIVFFPFILPIFFWSVVIKSDPVGAEVRVGGICVGKTPLVLSNGTGLVEVSLPGYKAVTQVVHEQKQIFVRLLPTNSLLTFIKQEYVGSMPKDLIFTPDGRYLVITFMGEQGIGYYDMKEAKLSMVRIPQYHRYVGYVEGVFSPDGKEFWFTQVDKKGKVFVVSLSNWSIVKEIDVQGSMPKVGEFTPDGRYYYVTCWDSATVTVIERETYQVREILRTTGYQPRGLGFSQDGHYLYVLFYGSGEIIKYDRTQGHKVVKTIKTGGSNGRFRLHPHRNWVYINNLRRSRFYILDLSTDTLSAPYACGIHPSNLKLSPDYRYMVITCRGKDNSKGFAYRSPEDGTVELYDIKESVPRLLEVIKGGNQPIGIAISSDGKILAISNFMDGTVDFYLVDTERL, from the coding sequence ATGCGTCGATGGGGAATAATCGTGTTTTTCCCCTTCATCCTTCCCATTTTTTTCTGGAGTGTGGTAATAAAGAGTGATCCAGTTGGAGCTGAAGTAAGGGTAGGGGGAATATGTGTTGGAAAAACGCCTCTTGTTCTTTCCAATGGGACAGGGTTAGTGGAGGTTTCTCTCCCTGGCTATAAAGCGGTCACACAGGTGGTACACGAGCAAAAGCAAATTTTTGTTAGATTGCTACCGACAAACTCATTGCTTACCTTTATAAAACAAGAGTATGTTGGATCGATGCCAAAGGATCTTATTTTTACTCCCGATGGACGGTATCTTGTGATTACCTTTATGGGGGAACAGGGTATAGGTTACTACGATATGAAAGAAGCAAAACTCTCTATGGTACGGATACCGCAGTACCATCGTTACGTAGGGTATGTGGAGGGGGTTTTTTCTCCCGATGGGAAGGAGTTTTGGTTTACCCAGGTGGACAAAAAAGGAAAGGTGTTTGTAGTGTCTCTGTCAAACTGGAGTATAGTAAAAGAAATTGATGTTCAGGGAAGTATGCCAAAAGTTGGGGAGTTTACTCCGGATGGGAGGTATTACTATGTCACATGCTGGGATTCTGCTACGGTAACCGTGATAGAACGAGAGACGTATCAAGTGCGAGAAATTCTCCGTACGACGGGATACCAACCGAGAGGGTTGGGTTTTTCTCAGGATGGACATTATCTCTATGTTTTGTTTTATGGTTCGGGAGAAATTATCAAGTATGATAGAACACAGGGACATAAGGTGGTGAAAACCATCAAAACAGGGGGGTCAAACGGTCGATTTAGACTTCATCCCCATCGGAATTGGGTGTATATCAATAATCTGAGAAGATCTCGTTTTTATATCCTGGATCTCTCTACGGATACGCTTTCAGCACCCTATGCTTGCGGGATACATCCCTCCAATCTCAAGCTTTCCCCGGACTATCGTTATATGGTCATCACCTGCCGGGGTAAAGATAATTCCAAGGGATTTGCGTATCGGAGTCCTGAGGATGGAACGGTGGAATTGTATGATATAAAGGAGAGTGTTCCTCGTTTGCTTGAGGTGATCAAAGGGGGAAATCAGCCCATAGGGATTGCTATTTCTTCCGATGGGAAAATTCTTGCTATTTCAAATTTTATGGATGGTACGGTGGATTTTTATCTCGTGGATACGGAGCGGTTGTGA
- a CDS encoding metallophosphoesterase family protein, producing MRIVVMSDIHGNLAALQSFEKLQEKYDELYCLGDVVGYGPYPEECVQWTKEHASVVIQGNHERALFDPHERHVMNPLAAEQIRWTRRVLSPESLATIQMWPADAKKHGLWFCHGSPDDPDRYIFGPKEVALALYALEEAGIFIALFGHTHYPGLITEEGEYWYEIGKDKILEKGKRYLINPGSIGQPRDGDPRASCCILSHGRDGWKVRFLRFTYDIQSTVEGIMSKGLPVELAYRLGMGR from the coding sequence ATGCGTATTGTGGTGATGAGTGATATCCATGGCAATCTTGCTGCTCTTCAGAGTTTTGAAAAACTTCAAGAAAAATACGATGAACTTTACTGTCTGGGAGATGTGGTAGGATATGGACCGTATCCTGAGGAGTGTGTTCAGTGGACAAAAGAACACGCTTCAGTGGTCATTCAGGGGAATCATGAGAGAGCACTTTTTGATCCTCATGAAAGACATGTGATGAATCCGTTAGCGGCGGAACAGATACGATGGACAAGAAGAGTACTTTCACCGGAGTCTCTTGCCACAATTCAGATGTGGCCTGCGGATGCCAAAAAACATGGGCTTTGGTTCTGTCATGGGAGTCCGGACGATCCGGATAGGTATATATTTGGTCCCAAGGAAGTGGCTTTAGCGTTGTATGCTTTAGAAGAGGCAGGGATATTTATAGCCCTTTTTGGTCATACCCACTATCCTGGCTTGATTACGGAGGAAGGGGAGTATTGGTACGAGATAGGAAAAGACAAAATACTTGAAAAAGGCAAAAGGTATCTCATAAATCCAGGGAGTATTGGTCAGCCACGGGATGGGGACCCGCGAGCTTCTTGTTGTATTCTTTCGCATGGGCGAGATGGCTGGAAAGTACGTTTTCTCCGGTTTACGTATGATATTCAGTCTACGGTAGAGGGAATCATGTCGAAAGGTTTACCTGTTGAACTGGCTTACCGTTTGGGTATGGGGAGGTGA
- a CDS encoding SpiroCoCo family coiled-coil protein, which translates to MDTLLSFLFPTMVSLFLIFYFRKIDKKNVQLQTLKNFVQHSMQEIQRLFDAKQKELYDKTIGLDVSLQKLDKASQFINQKIAEFKDFMDRTKQLEKSLEIQLKAAQGYEKDLQAMEARMAQLVALEREMAEIKQDLAETKKFAQTVRSDIEQSRVWAQDNVKDRKVRSTAKPRNLQMQQLCQLSNSALNQMESQLREQEANAQKEGEKIFAQNKALFAKQLETFRQSAESQLLEKTKNLENQFLEGLKRLEQQFNTSVKILNQRLAENDQLIKDKKSETQKEFQDLRQSINIEIQSLGQLIQMQKQALERMVQEYQASVESKTSQVDDYLESFSHRLKEQYEEALEKGKEELISLQKYIDEVKARVEGIDKDLKGEFSSYKDTWLRQVTETGKELESRVIMLKQEHEQLVKGTTQETKAVWDKISKELQEKLQEIRVFVQRESQQLSQSIQTQKQALERMVQEYQASIESKTSQVDDYLESFSNRLTQQYEEALEKGKEELISLRNEVDEMQAMIEKVNKEVVDELTDNKDEWLNKLEQTAEEMKSKISTTRHDVEKAIEGVAKEWYMTWKNSSEDFAKKLEELHRQLENTRNRLESFTASSEQKIQQTAENLLAQLMNKIEEKEKEMISVTEASSGKVSQYLRSLEENVKLYQQQIQQVIDTTNKALKEDIASMESRVNSLTNQSNQIENMLREILNKRTREIDSYLDKVRQTYLDDYQELFDKSKGEIIELEDTIREFKQELAAQQKSMTEKLKSALEEEQKEFQQSLAKIEEAIAVLKKKSDQVAIEVDQDIAQKIQGFQTELEQTLKSYLEKASQDFLKRRDEYMLAFENLEKRLSEQSKIFSDMDKQLRIQQSRLGELPQQVDEEVKKLLKQLSEQVESSIAVYRSDMEGKIQSFFTHVDKDLSAYSKRADALRDDLLTLEQNAVEKYQQDMAELENTLNRKVNLLSTSIENLLKKSKEDAESTVSMTRLTIQRFSEELKAIREEYKGNIQDDYKELLKKLKDIESKYDAFMKKTQLLERAEVVAEKSEATLETIRSSYQEIEEKRRLLADALRTLEGVQKERRELDDILNNLLLHKKESLQMKETVERAMEKAKETQALLAFAEQQNKKAEDMKNTLEEAIKLYGDLQAKFADLEKKRDVVVKILSEIEETKESFASVQAKLQDAEQRISLLNKLSRKLEEDLKNFQGQIMEVLGNQDKFFEAADKIENLEEMLIQIEEEGKRLQKMRSWVAELQNQLERIRASQEDAVRPSRGEPISKSQSDQDTVKAILRLRKEGWNVDEIASTLKVSVSYVELVLERYGK; encoded by the coding sequence ATGGATACACTATTGAGTTTTCTATTTCCGACAATGGTGTCTTTGTTTCTTATTTTTTATTTCCGGAAAATAGATAAAAAAAATGTCCAACTTCAGACGCTCAAAAACTTTGTTCAGCATTCTATGCAGGAGATACAGCGTCTTTTCGATGCTAAACAAAAGGAACTCTATGACAAAACAATAGGACTCGATGTTTCTCTGCAAAAACTTGACAAGGCTTCTCAGTTTATCAACCAGAAAATTGCTGAATTTAAAGATTTCATGGATCGGACAAAGCAGCTTGAGAAAAGCCTCGAGATTCAGCTCAAGGCTGCTCAGGGATACGAAAAGGATCTCCAGGCAATGGAAGCACGTATGGCACAACTTGTGGCCCTGGAGCGTGAGATGGCTGAGATCAAGCAGGATCTTGCCGAGACAAAGAAGTTTGCCCAGACGGTTCGAAGTGATATCGAACAATCTCGTGTTTGGGCTCAGGACAATGTGAAAGATCGAAAAGTACGAAGTACGGCCAAGCCTCGAAACCTTCAGATGCAACAATTGTGCCAGCTTTCCAACAGCGCATTGAACCAGATGGAGAGTCAACTCCGTGAACAGGAAGCAAATGCTCAAAAAGAAGGAGAGAAGATTTTTGCTCAGAACAAGGCACTTTTTGCCAAACAGCTTGAAACCTTTCGGCAGAGTGCAGAGAGCCAGTTGCTTGAAAAAACCAAAAACCTTGAAAATCAGTTTCTGGAGGGACTCAAGCGCCTCGAACAGCAGTTTAATACCTCTGTTAAAATTCTTAATCAGAGGCTGGCAGAAAATGACCAGCTTATAAAAGATAAAAAATCTGAAACCCAGAAGGAGTTTCAGGATCTTCGTCAATCGATCAACATTGAGATCCAGAGTTTGGGTCAGCTGATTCAGATGCAGAAGCAGGCATTAGAGCGTATGGTACAGGAGTATCAGGCATCTGTTGAGTCGAAGACGTCGCAGGTAGATGATTATCTTGAGAGTTTTTCTCATCGTTTAAAAGAGCAGTATGAAGAGGCACTGGAGAAGGGCAAAGAAGAGCTTATTTCTCTCCAGAAGTATATTGATGAGGTAAAGGCGAGGGTTGAAGGGATAGACAAGGATCTTAAGGGTGAATTTAGTTCATATAAGGATACGTGGCTTCGACAGGTAACGGAGACGGGCAAGGAATTAGAGTCGCGTGTTATTATGTTGAAGCAGGAACATGAACAGCTGGTGAAGGGGACGACGCAGGAGACGAAGGCGGTATGGGACAAGATATCAAAGGAGTTACAGGAGAAGCTTCAGGAGATAAGGGTTTTTGTGCAGCGAGAGAGTCAACAGCTTTCGCAGTCGATTCAGACGCAGAAGCAGGCATTAGAGCGTATGGTACAGGAGTATCAGGCATCTATTGAGTCAAAGACGTCGCAGGTAGATGATTATCTTGAGAGTTTTTCGAATCGTTTAACGCAGCAGTATGAAGAGGCACTGGAGAAGGGTAAAGAAGAGCTTATCTCTCTCCGTAATGAAGTAGACGAGATGCAAGCTATGATTGAAAAGGTAAATAAAGAGGTTGTGGATGAACTTACTGATAACAAAGATGAATGGCTTAACAAATTGGAGCAGACAGCGGAAGAGATGAAATCAAAGATCTCTACCACACGCCATGATGTAGAAAAAGCCATCGAAGGTGTAGCCAAAGAGTGGTATATGACGTGGAAAAACTCCTCAGAGGATTTTGCAAAGAAACTTGAAGAACTTCATCGTCAGCTTGAGAATACAAGGAATCGTCTGGAAAGCTTTACGGCTTCGAGTGAGCAGAAGATTCAGCAGACAGCAGAAAATCTCCTTGCACAACTGATGAACAAGATAGAAGAAAAAGAAAAAGAAATGATCTCTGTTACCGAGGCATCGTCTGGTAAGGTAAGTCAGTATCTCCGTTCTCTTGAAGAAAATGTTAAGCTCTACCAGCAGCAGATCCAGCAGGTTATTGATACCACCAATAAAGCGCTAAAAGAGGATATTGCCTCGATGGAGAGTCGTGTAAACAGTCTTACCAATCAAAGTAATCAGATTGAGAATATGCTTCGGGAGATTCTCAACAAGCGAACACGTGAGATTGATAGTTACCTTGATAAGGTAAGGCAAACGTATTTGGATGATTATCAGGAGCTTTTTGATAAAAGTAAAGGAGAAATCATCGAACTTGAAGATACAATTCGTGAATTTAAACAGGAACTTGCAGCACAGCAAAAGAGTATGACAGAAAAACTCAAGTCAGCCTTGGAAGAGGAGCAAAAGGAGTTTCAACAATCCCTAGCCAAGATTGAAGAAGCCATAGCCGTGTTGAAGAAAAAAAGTGACCAGGTGGCCATCGAAGTTGATCAGGATATTGCTCAAAAGATCCAGGGATTTCAGACAGAGCTTGAGCAAACCCTGAAATCGTATCTTGAGAAGGCATCCCAGGATTTTCTCAAACGACGTGATGAGTACATGCTTGCTTTTGAGAACCTTGAGAAGAGGCTTTCTGAACAGAGTAAAATCTTTTCAGATATGGATAAACAACTTCGAATCCAGCAGAGTCGTCTTGGTGAACTTCCCCAACAGGTAGATGAGGAAGTAAAAAAGCTTCTCAAGCAACTCTCTGAACAGGTTGAGAGTAGTATAGCCGTTTACCGTTCTGATATGGAGGGCAAGATTCAATCTTTCTTTACCCATGTGGACAAAGATCTCAGTGCCTACTCAAAGCGGGCGGACGCGTTGAGGGATGATCTCCTCACTCTGGAGCAAAATGCTGTAGAAAAATACCAGCAAGACATGGCCGAACTTGAAAATACCTTGAATCGCAAAGTAAACCTTCTTTCTACAAGTATTGAAAATCTTCTAAAAAAATCAAAAGAAGATGCAGAGTCCACTGTTTCTATGACGCGACTAACCATTCAAAGATTTTCCGAAGAACTGAAAGCTATCCGTGAGGAGTACAAAGGCAATATTCAGGATGATTATAAAGAACTTTTGAAAAAGTTAAAAGACATTGAATCAAAATATGATGCGTTTATGAAGAAGACGCAACTTCTCGAACGTGCTGAGGTGGTGGCAGAGAAATCAGAAGCTACCCTTGAGACAATACGTTCGAGTTATCAGGAGATAGAGGAGAAACGCCGATTACTTGCCGATGCTTTACGAACACTCGAAGGAGTGCAAAAAGAACGTAGAGAACTTGATGATATTCTCAACAATCTCCTTCTTCACAAAAAAGAATCGCTTCAGATGAAGGAAACAGTGGAACGGGCAATGGAAAAGGCAAAGGAAACCCAGGCACTTCTTGCATTTGCCGAACAGCAGAATAAAAAGGCAGAAGACATGAAAAATACGCTGGAAGAGGCTATTAAGCTGTATGGTGATCTTCAGGCGAAGTTTGCCGATCTCGAAAAGAAGCGTGACGTGGTGGTGAAGATCCTCAGTGAAATCGAAGAGACAAAAGAATCTTTTGCTTCTGTTCAGGCAAAGCTTCAGGACGCTGAGCAGCGCATCAGTCTTTTGAACAAACTCTCGCGAAAGTTAGAAGAGGATCTCAAAAACTTTCAGGGGCAGATCATGGAAGTCCTGGGAAATCAGGACAAGTTTTTTGAGGCCGCAGACAAGATAGAGAACCTGGAAGAGATGCTTATCCAGATCGAAGAAGAAGGGAAAAGACTACAGAAAATGCGGTCCTGGGTGGCAGAGCTTCAGAATCAACTGGAACGTATTCGTGCTTCCCAGGAGGATGCTGTAAGACCAAGTCGCGGAGAACCAATTTCTAAATCGCAATCGGATCAGGATACCGTGAAAGCCATCCTTCGCTTACGAAAAGAGGGATGGAATGTGGATGAGATAGCCTCAACCCTCAAGGTATCTGTCAGCTACGTTGAACTTGTTCTGGAACGTTACGGGAAATAA
- the serS gene encoding serine--tRNA ligase translates to MLDIRFIVENETLVREKLRYRLKDPSLLDEVVALDQKRRALQKEGDVLRQEKNQKSKEIGVIKSRGGDASAVMSEVAKLGEKLSDLERQEREVSETLTGKLMMIPNLPMDDVPVGEDETSNQEIRRWGDVPSFSFSPRTHDEIAETLGILDFERGAKIAGSGFTLYRGLGARLERALINFMLDTHREDGYEEYFVPFLIKGSSLEGTGQLPKFKEDLYHIEGEDLYLNPTAEVPLTNIYQNEILTEKDLPRWITAYAPSFRKEAGSYGKDTKGIIRQHQFNKVELVKICRPEDSEKEHQQMVEQAQKILKRLGLAHRVVVLSQGDMGFSAAKCYDVEVWLPGQNRYREISSVSNCLDFQARRAQIRFRRESTGKLEFVHTLNGSGLAVGRTVVAILENYQQPDGSVVIPEVLRPYMGGVESITKISL, encoded by the coding sequence ATGCTTGATATTCGTTTTATTGTTGAGAATGAAACTCTGGTGAGGGAAAAACTTCGCTATAGGCTCAAGGATCCTTCACTTCTTGACGAGGTGGTAGCTCTTGATCAGAAACGGCGAGCTCTCCAAAAAGAAGGTGATGTTCTCCGCCAGGAGAAAAATCAAAAATCAAAAGAGATAGGGGTTATCAAATCGAGAGGTGGTGATGCTTCAGCAGTGATGAGTGAAGTGGCCAAACTGGGAGAGAAGCTCTCCGATCTTGAGCGTCAGGAACGAGAGGTTTCAGAGACACTTACAGGGAAACTCATGATGATTCCTAATCTCCCGATGGATGATGTGCCAGTAGGTGAGGATGAGACCTCTAATCAGGAGATTCGTCGCTGGGGGGATGTTCCTTCTTTTTCATTTTCTCCCAGAACACACGACGAAATTGCAGAAACTCTCGGAATTCTTGATTTTGAACGTGGTGCCAAGATTGCCGGGAGTGGTTTTACGCTCTATCGAGGTTTAGGGGCTCGTCTGGAACGCGCTCTTATAAACTTTATGCTTGACACACATCGGGAAGATGGGTATGAGGAGTATTTTGTACCCTTTCTCATCAAAGGCAGCAGTCTGGAGGGTACAGGACAACTTCCCAAGTTTAAAGAGGATCTTTATCATATAGAAGGCGAGGATCTCTACCTCAACCCAACTGCTGAGGTACCGCTTACCAACATTTATCAGAACGAGATTCTCACTGAAAAGGATCTTCCAAGGTGGATTACAGCGTACGCGCCGAGTTTTCGTAAAGAGGCAGGAAGCTATGGTAAAGATACCAAGGGCATTATTCGTCAGCATCAATTCAATAAGGTAGAGCTGGTGAAGATCTGTCGACCGGAGGATTCGGAGAAGGAACACCAACAGATGGTTGAGCAGGCACAGAAGATTCTTAAGAGGTTAGGTCTTGCTCATCGGGTGGTGGTGCTTTCGCAAGGAGATATGGGTTTCTCTGCTGCCAAGTGTTACGACGTTGAGGTATGGTTGCCTGGACAAAACCGATACAGGGAAATTTCCTCTGTTTCCAATTGTCTTGATTTTCAGGCTCGCAGAGCTCAGATCCGCTTCCGTCGTGAATCTACGGGCAAGCTTGAGTTTGTTCATACCTTAAATGGTTCAGGACTGGCTGTAGGGCGTACCGTTGTGGCTATCCTAGAGAACTATCAACAACCAGATGGAAGTGTTGTTATACCTGAGGTTTTGCGTCCGTATATGGGTGGCGTAGAGAGTATCACAAAAATTTCTCTCTAA
- a CDS encoding STAS domain-containing protein — MQYERRVENNAAIYSVHGDFTIFFLNNIKGDIEKDVSAGKISYFVFDFSDVHYIDSAAISLLIMTGKYNDSHGHKLYIRLPKDVVKRIIDNAELTFVEYQY, encoded by the coding sequence ATGCAGTATGAACGCAGAGTTGAAAATAATGCCGCCATTTATAGCGTTCATGGCGATTTTACGATTTTTTTCCTGAATAATATTAAGGGAGATATCGAGAAGGATGTATCTGCCGGGAAGATTTCCTATTTTGTATTTGATTTTAGTGATGTGCACTATATCGATTCGGCAGCCATCAGTCTCCTGATTATGACAGGAAAGTATAACGATTCACATGGTCATAAGCTTTATATTCGTTTACCCAAAGATGTGGTCAAGCGGATTATCGACAATGCTGAATTGACGTTTGTAGAGTATCAATATTAA
- a CDS encoding argininosuccinate synthase — protein MKIVLAYSGGLDTSVILAWLKEQYNAEIIAYVADVGQQEDWAVIKEKALRTGASKVYVEDLKREFVEEAVFPAIKANATYEYKYLLGTSLARPIIAKKQVEIALKEGADAVAHGATGKGNDQVRFELTYRALAPHLKIIAPWKEDNFFTSRSDLIDFAEKHGIPVPVTKSKPYSMDPNLYHISYEGGVLEDITRSYDSSMFLMGKDPFELDDQVEMVSVSFEKGIPVALNGKRMDPVKLLQEANTIAGRHGIGIVDIVENRLVGMKSRGVYETPGGTLLIEAHKALESITLERDTMHYKQMVEIKFAEMIYYGQWFHPLRVALQSFIDSTQEVVSGTVELKLYRGNCVVVGRASEQSLYDTNLSTFEAGSNYDQKDAKGFIKLFGLPMEVFARKNPWFKK, from the coding sequence ATGAAGATTGTATTGGCGTATTCTGGAGGGCTGGATACTTCTGTTATTCTTGCCTGGCTCAAGGAACAGTATAATGCGGAGATTATTGCGTATGTTGCGGATGTGGGTCAGCAAGAAGATTGGGCCGTTATCAAAGAAAAGGCTCTTCGTACTGGCGCATCGAAAGTATATGTTGAGGATCTCAAGAGGGAGTTTGTTGAAGAGGCGGTTTTTCCTGCTATAAAAGCCAATGCAACCTACGAGTATAAATATCTTTTGGGTACCTCGCTTGCCCGTCCTATTATTGCCAAAAAGCAGGTGGAGATTGCCCTCAAAGAGGGTGCTGATGCCGTGGCTCATGGTGCGACAGGCAAGGGAAATGATCAGGTGCGTTTTGAACTTACCTATCGTGCGCTTGCACCGCATCTCAAGATTATTGCTCCATGGAAAGAAGACAACTTTTTTACCTCTCGCAGTGATTTGATTGATTTTGCTGAGAAACATGGGATACCGGTTCCGGTAACAAAATCAAAGCCATACAGTATGGATCCGAACCTTTATCATATTTCGTATGAAGGTGGGGTTTTAGAAGATATTACTCGCTCGTATGATAGTTCGATGTTTTTGATGGGTAAGGATCCCTTTGAACTGGATGATCAGGTAGAGATGGTTTCTGTAAGCTTTGAAAAGGGTATTCCCGTGGCTCTGAACGGGAAGCGTATGGATCCGGTGAAGCTTCTTCAGGAAGCGAATACCATAGCAGGCCGGCATGGTATTGGGATCGTGGATATCGTGGAAAACCGTCTTGTAGGGATGAAATCTCGCGGTGTGTATGAAACCCCAGGGGGTACTCTTCTTATAGAGGCACACAAGGCACTGGAATCGATTACTCTGGAACGGGATACGATGCACTACAAGCAGATGGTGGAGATCAAATTCGCAGAGATGATTTACTACGGGCAGTGGTTCCATCCACTCCGTGTCGCTCTTCAGAGTTTTATTGATAGTACTCAGGAAGTGGTTTCTGGAACGGTCGAATTGAAGCTTTATAGGGGGAACTGTGTGGTGGTTGGGCGAGCTTCTGAGCAGTCGTTGTACGATACAAATCTCTCGACTTTTGAGGCTGGCAGTAACTATGACCAGAAGGATGCCAAGGGTTTTATCAAGCTTTTTGGGCTTCCGATGGAGGTTTTTGCGCGCAAGAACCCCTGGTTCAAGAAATAG